DNA from Sorangium aterium:
AAGTGGCACTCTTCGCAGGTCACCGTCGGGTCGACCATCACCCGATCGCCGGGGCGGAGGCCCTCGACCTCGTCGCCCACGGCCGCCACCTCGCCGGCGAGCTCGTGCCCGGGGATCAGCGGGAAGGTCGGGAAGAAGTCGCCCTCCCAGATGTGCACGTCGGTCCCGCAGATGCCGCACGCCTTCGCGCGGACGAGGACGTCGCGCGGGCCGATCTGCGGCGGGGCGACGTCGTGGCGAACGGCGATCTTCTTCACGGCTTCGAGCACGGCAGCCTTCATGCGAGACCCTCCTTGGGAAGGTCGCATAGGCGGGCCAGGGCCGCGCGTCGAGGGTCGAGGGCCGCCGGCTGCGCCCACGCCGCGTCGCGCAGCGCCGGGGACCGCCGGGGACCGCCCCGCGCAGCGTCGCACGACGTCGCGCAGGGCGGCCTGACGCGGGATGTCAGGACTTCGTGGCCGGCTTGGACGGGGAGATCGTGCGCCAGAGGAACGCGTAGACGTCCATCAGATCGCGCGGGGCGAGGCCGCGCTCGCGCAGGCGCCGCTCGAGCTCGCGCGCCAGCGCTTGCATCCGGGCATACCCCTCGGCGCTCGGCGCGCGATCGTAGGCGAGGTTGAAGCCGAGCACGGCGGCCTGCTTCTCGAAGAAGGAGGGCTTCACGAAGACGTGCTCGCCCGGGTAGACGAGCGCGCCGAGGATCGTGACGAGCGGCCACGTGACGACCTTGGCCGCGGCGAGCACGCCGGCCAGCCGGTCGAAGCGCGCGGCGTAGTCGCCCGCGCCATAGAGGAGATCCACGACCGCCTCGGCGTAGGCGCGGTGGTGCTCGGCCGGCATCTTGTTGAAGGGGATGAGATCGCCGAGGGGGTGCAGGAGGCCGGTCGCGGCCTTGTGGACCTTGGTGATCCTCTCCATGAAATCGGTCAGGTTGCCCGCCGCCAGCAGCGCCTCGAGCTCGCCCTTGGCGAGGAGCGCGCGCGCGGTCTCGATGGCGCCCTGCTTGAAGGCCTTGCTCTTCTTCTTCGCGCCGCTCGCCGGGCCCTCGGCCCCCTCGCCCCCGGCGGCGCCGCGCTCCTCGGCGATGAACTGCGGACCCCCGAACCCACCCTCGAACTGCGTCTCGAAGCTCGCGACCTGCTCGTCGAAGCTCGTGACCGGCGGCGCGACGACGCGGGCGCGCTGCTTCTTGGCGGCGGCCGACGGCCGGTCACGGAGACCGCGGATCCTGGCCTCGAGCGCGCTCGCCTCGTCGTCACCGAGCTGCACCGGCTCGAGCTTCGACCAGAAAGCCTTGGCGATGGAGTGATTGAGGCCATCCTCGAAATCGTAGAAGCGCTTTTCATCGCGCTCCTCGACGAGGTATCCGAGTCCCCACTGGGGACACCCCGGGTGCTTGACGATGATCGGGGCCGAGGGTTCCGTTGAACGAGAGGTCGCCATAGGCGGCGCAGCCTACTCGATCTTGGGGCGACCGCACCCGCCCCGGAGCCCCTTCTGGACCCGTGTTCAGGTGCGCCGCGCCGGCCCGTGCGGGCAGGCCGGCGCTAGAGGTCTCAGTTGACGTCGCGCGCCGCCGAGGCGAGCGCGAGCTGCTGGAGCGCGAGCGCCTCGGTCACGCGGCGCACCCGCGCGACGACGTCGAGCGTCTCCAGCACCGTCTGCCGCTCCCGCGCGTCGAGGATGAGGTGGTGGGCGCAGAGATCCGCGACGAGCGACGTGGCCGCGTCGCGCGGCAGCCGAAACTCGAAATTGCTGTCCCGATCCCGGACGAGCGCCGCGAACGAGGCCGCGGTGGAGATGAGCGCGGCGTGATCCTGGGCCGAGACCTCCCCGGGCTCGTCCTCGAGGACCGTCGCCGCGGCCGTGCGGTACGGCGGCACGAACGGCCGCTCCGCCAGGCGGACGCGGGCGCGGCCCCGGAGCAGGATGTTGTAGCGGCCCCCGGGCAGCTCGGCGTGATCGATGATCTCGCCGGCGCCGGCCACCCCCGCGATGGCCGGGTGGCCGTGCGCGTCGATCGCCCGGGGGTCCGTGATGAGGACGACCGAGAGGATGCGGTGCGTCTCGAGGGCGTCGCGCACGAGCGCCCGGTAGCGCGGCTCGAAGATGTGGAGCGGCAGCAGGGCGCCGGGGAAGAGCACCGTCTGCGGCAGCGGGAACAGCGGCAGCTCTGGCAATGCCGCACTGAGGTCGCCCGGGCGCGGAGGCGTCGTATCCACGGGCCGCAGGGTAGCACGCGGGGGGTCGGGTGTGGCGGCGCCACGTACATGCGCATCGAGCTCGGCGGTCCGCACGTCCATGCGCATCGGGCTCGGCGGTCCGCCGTCAAGCGCGCGTCCTGCGAGGGCGAGGACGGCGGGCCGTCAGCCGAACATCTCGATCGCCGAGCCGGTGACGGCGTCGGGGGCGTCGAGCGCGGCGTACACGATGAGCCGCGCCACGTCGTCGGCGCTCATCTGCGGGGGGAACCCGCTCCCGACGAGCATGTCGGTGTCGACCGAGCCGGGGAGCACGGCGATGGACTGGAGCCCCGTCCCGCGCAGCTCTTCGGCCAGGCTCTTCGAGAAGCCGACGAGTCCCCACTTGGACGCCGCGTACGACGCGTTGCCGGGGGACGCGATGGTCGAGGAGATGCTGCCGACGTGGACGAGGCGGCCGTGCCGCTGCTTCAGCATGGCCGGGAGGAACGCGCGCGAGATGAGGAAGGGGCCGCGGAGGTTGACGGCCATCACCTCGTCCCAGGCGGCGGGCGCGCTCTCGTGGACCTTCGCGCCGCGGCGCACGATGCCGGCGTTGTTCACGACGACGCGGGGCGCGCCGAGCCACGCCACCACCTCGGCGGAGGCGCGCGCCACCTGCTCCTCGGAGGCGACGTCGCAGGGGACCGGGAGCGCGGCGACGTCGAGGCGGCGGACCTCGTCGGTGACGTCGTCGAGGCGCGGGCTCGGAGGGCCGAGCAGCGCGATGGAGAGGCCGCGGCGCGCGAGCGCGAGCGCCGTCGCCCGGCCGATCCCGCGGCTCGGTCCGGTGACGACCGCGACGTCGGTCACGCCCTCCCCCCGGAGAGCGCGGCCAGGGCGAGATCGCGCTCGGGGCCTGGCTCGGCGAACACGCCGGCGACGGCGACGGTCTCGATGAGGGCGCCCGCTTTGCGCTCGCCGCGGGCGATGAGGCACGTGTGCGTCAGCGTGAGCTTGCACAGCGCGCCGCGCGCGCCGAGCTCGCGGACGAGGAGCTCGACGAGCTGCCCGCCGATGCGCTCCTGCAGGGTCAGCCGCCGCGCGAGCGCGTCGAGGACGTGCGCGAGCGTGCCGATGCCGGCGACCCGCGCGCCCGGCAGGTAGACGATGGTGCCGGCGCCGTGCCCCGGCAGCAGGTGGTGCGGGCACATCGTCGTCACGGCGAGCTCGCGCGCGACGACGAGGCCGCGCTCGAAGGGGCCTGTCTCCATGGCGCCCTCGCGGAGCACCGCGGCCGCGTCGATGGCCTCGCCTTCGATCAGGTCGTCGGCCCACGCGTCGGCGACCCGCTCGCCCGTGCCCGCGAGGTCCCCCTCGACGTCGCGCCCGAGGGCGCGGAGGAACTCCTCGATCGCCCACGCCGCTCTCTTCCGATCGATCACTGGGGGCCTCGTCAGTTGAGCAGCTGCCGGCGCCTCTCGGCGGTGATCGGTTTGCGCCCGGCGTAGCCGGCCTCGAGCCCGTGGTAGTGCTCCACGGCCGGCTCCCCGTAGCGCCAGCAGAGCCAGACGAGGGCGCCGTCGAGGCGCCCGTAGAAGTCGCAGAGGCCGATCCGCTGGTCCTTCACGACGACCCCGAGCTCTTCGACCTCCTGCCACCCGGACTCGTACGAGGCGATCTTCTCGGAGAGCTCGCGCTCGCGGGCCCGCGCCTGCTCGCTGCCGCTGCGCGCCAGCTCGATGAGCTGATCGGGCGTCGCCGCCGGGCTCTGCACGGCCTGCACGAGCTCCTGCCAGCAGCGCTCGATATCGGTCGCCAGGGCGAGCTGCCGGCCGATCATCGACGAGAGCCGCGGGACGAGCGCGTTCGCTTCTTCGATGGTCCAGATGCGGGAAGTGCTCACGGGACCTCACCTGAAGGGCGGCGCGACGACCCGGTCATGCAGGGCCGGTAAGCGGAGGAGAGTGCGGTGTCAAGGGCTTCTACGGAAGGAGCCGTCGCGCGCTGCATGCGGTGGGCGCGGCGGGCGCGAGCCGCGCGCACGGCGAGGGCGCGGTCGGCACGGGCGTGCGTGAGGTGGGCGCGTGCGGGCGTGCGGTCGGTGCAGGCGCCTCCTCGCGAACAACAGCCAGGGTGGCCGCGATCACCTGCGTCGTGCCCTTCCTCTCCGCCCGGCAATGTGTTGCAAGCGGCGTTCTGCAAGCGATAAGCTCGCGCGGCGATCCTGTCGGGTTGCGAGACCGCCGCATGCGACTCCGGACGATATCGGGCATCAAGCTGTCGAATTTGCTCCTTGGCGGCTGGAGCGGGCTCGTCCTCCTCTACCTGTATCTGCCGATCCTGCTCCTCATCGCCTACTCCTTCAACGACTCGCGGATGAGCGTGGTGTGGGAGGGGTTCACCTTCAAATGGTATCGGCAGCTCTTCGATGAGCTCGTCGCCCACCTGGGCGACGAGCGGCGGTCGCCGCTCATCGAGTCGCTGAGCAACAGCGTGATCATCGCCGCGATCACGACGGCGTTCTCGGTCGCCCTCGGCACGGCGGGCGCCTTCCTGCTCTACCGGTACAGGTTCCCCGCGCTCCGGTCGATCACGACGCTGATCTTCATTCCCATGATCATCCCGGAGATCATCATGGGGATCAGCCTGCTCATCTTCTTCAAGACGGTGGAGCTCGATCTCGGCTTCACGACCGTCATCGTCTCGCACGTCACCTTCTGTTTCC
Protein-coding regions in this window:
- a CDS encoding LON peptidase substrate-binding domain-containing protein codes for the protein MDTTPPRPGDLSAALPELPLFPLPQTVLFPGALLPLHIFEPRYRALVRDALETHRILSVVLITDPRAIDAHGHPAIAGVAGAGEIIDHAELPGGRYNILLRGRARVRLAERPFVPPYRTAAATVLEDEPGEVSAQDHAALISTAASFAALVRDRDSNFEFRLPRDAATSLVADLCAHHLILDARERQTVLETLDVVARVRRVTEALALQQLALASAARDVN
- a CDS encoding SDR family NAD(P)-dependent oxidoreductase — protein: MTDVAVVTGPSRGIGRATALALARRGLSIALLGPPSPRLDDVTDEVRRLDVAALPVPCDVASEEQVARASAEVVAWLGAPRVVVNNAGIVRRGAKVHESAPAAWDEVMAVNLRGPFLISRAFLPAMLKQRHGRLVHVGSISSTIASPGNASYAASKWGLVGFSKSLAEELRGTGLQSIAVLPGSVDTDMLVGSGFPPQMSADDVARLIVYAALDAPDAVTGSAIEMFG
- the folE gene encoding GTP cyclohydrolase I, with product MIDRKRAAWAIEEFLRALGRDVEGDLAGTGERVADAWADDLIEGEAIDAAAVLREGAMETGPFERGLVVARELAVTTMCPHHLLPGHGAGTIVYLPGARVAGIGTLAHVLDALARRLTLQERIGGQLVELLVRELGARGALCKLTLTHTCLIARGERKAGALIETVAVAGVFAEPGPERDLALAALSGGRA
- a CDS encoding DUF2203 domain-containing protein — encoded protein: MSTSRIWTIEEANALVPRLSSMIGRQLALATDIERCWQELVQAVQSPAATPDQLIELARSGSEQARARERELSEKIASYESGWQEVEELGVVVKDQRIGLCDFYGRLDGALVWLCWRYGEPAVEHYHGLEAGYAGRKPITAERRRQLLN
- a CDS encoding ABC transporter permease, which produces MRLRTISGIKLSNLLLGGWSGLVLLYLYLPILLLIAYSFNDSRMSVVWEGFTFKWYRQLFDELVAHLGDERRSPLIESLSNSVIIAAITTAFSVALGTAGAFLLYRYRFPALRSITTLIFIPMIIPEIIMGISLLIFFKTVELDLGFTTVIVSHVTFCFPFVLIAVQARLAGLDPSLEEAALDLGATPLKAFFLIMVPYLLPAIISGALMSFTLSMDELIVTYFTRGPKSETLPIKVFGMAKVGLNPMLNTISTVFIVATAMLVVVAESLKGTAKRLPDEG